One Sphingopyxis macrogoltabida genomic region harbors:
- a CDS encoding inorganic phosphate transporter, protein MHELAFPLLVGLVILALAFDFLNGLHDAANSIATVVATRLLRPVQAVLFAAFFNFAAYFLSIIFPELHKVAETIGKGIIDKDLVTPAVVFGALVGAMFWNVVTWLKGIPSSSSHALVGGIVGAGVAHAGFEGIEWTGLNKTVVAIFLSPLLGMLLAMLVMLVSSWALRRATASFAEKTFRHLHLLSSAAYSISHGLNDAQKTMGIITVLLYSTGYLGGEFHVPHWVAFSCYIAIALGTLSGGWKIIETMGGRITKLSHHQGFAASTGGSIMVFTASLLGIPVSTTHTITGSIIGAGVARRASAVRWGVAGNVVAAWFITIPASAIVAAIFYAITRLF, encoded by the coding sequence ATGCACGAACTCGCTTTCCCGCTCCTCGTCGGCCTTGTCATTCTGGCGTTGGCGTTCGACTTTCTGAACGGGCTGCACGATGCCGCGAACAGCATCGCGACCGTCGTCGCGACGCGCCTGCTGCGGCCCGTGCAGGCAGTGCTGTTCGCCGCCTTCTTCAATTTTGCCGCCTATTTCCTGTCGATCATCTTCCCTGAGCTGCACAAGGTGGCCGAAACGATCGGCAAGGGGATCATCGACAAGGATCTGGTGACCCCGGCGGTGGTGTTCGGGGCGCTCGTCGGCGCGATGTTCTGGAACGTCGTCACCTGGCTCAAGGGCATCCCCTCGTCGTCGAGCCACGCGCTCGTCGGCGGCATCGTCGGCGCCGGCGTCGCGCACGCCGGGTTCGAAGGGATCGAGTGGACGGGGCTCAACAAGACGGTCGTCGCGATTTTCCTGTCGCCCTTGCTCGGCATGCTGCTCGCGATGCTGGTGATGCTGGTCAGTAGCTGGGCGCTGCGCCGCGCGACCGCCAGCTTTGCCGAGAAGACCTTCCGCCATCTCCACCTGCTGTCGTCGGCCGCCTATTCGATCAGCCACGGCCTCAACGATGCGCAGAAGACGATGGGGATCATCACCGTCCTCCTCTATTCGACCGGCTATCTCGGCGGCGAGTTCCACGTCCCGCACTGGGTCGCGTTCAGTTGCTATATCGCGATCGCGCTCGGCACGCTGTCGGGCGGGTGGAAGATCATCGAGACGATGGGCGGCCGGATCACCAAGCTGTCGCACCATCAGGGCTTCGCTGCCTCGACCGGCGGGTCGATCATGGTGTTCACCGCGAGCCTGCTCGGCATCCCCGTGTCGACGACGCACACGATCACCGGCAGCATCATCGGCGCCGGCGTCGCGCGTAGGGCCAGTGCGGTGCGCTGGGGCGTTGCGGGCAATGTCGTCGCGGCGTGGTTCATCACCATTCCGGCAAGCGCGATCGTCGCCGCGATCTTCTACGCGATCACCCGCCTGTTCTGA
- a CDS encoding DUF47 family protein, producing MRQIAVLPYRFGGPAQDGPTEILLITSRETKRWVVPKGNPLTGMERHAAAAIEAEEEAGVIGAVCPTPIGSYEYRKRRANGASIMYNVEVFPLAVTNELDDWKEMDERDRKWFSFRDAASAVEEPDLQALIRSFGDGGFRAVAQPRGVVQNVADKTGVSWMFAWFQRLLPRQGNFFELFESHAATLVAGANALSRMLQGGEGMADHVQEIIEREHDADAITREVLQTVRRTFLTPFDRSAITDLIASMDDAIDEMQKTAGAVDLYDVTEFEPEMRDIGGIIVDAARLTAEALPLLRNISANAVRLHELTERLVRMEGHADEIHAAGLKRLFKEHGQSNSVRFLIGRELYRHLERVTDSFEDVANEIDGLVIDHA from the coding sequence ATGCGCCAGATTGCCGTCCTTCCCTATCGATTCGGCGGTCCTGCGCAGGACGGGCCGACCGAGATTCTGCTGATCACATCGCGCGAGACAAAGCGCTGGGTGGTGCCGAAGGGCAATCCGCTGACCGGAATGGAACGCCATGCCGCCGCGGCGATCGAGGCCGAGGAGGAAGCGGGCGTGATCGGCGCCGTCTGTCCGACGCCGATCGGCAGTTATGAATATCGCAAGCGCCGGGCGAATGGCGCATCGATCATGTACAACGTCGAAGTTTTTCCGCTCGCCGTGACCAACGAGCTCGACGACTGGAAGGAAATGGACGAACGCGACCGCAAATGGTTCTCGTTCCGCGATGCCGCGTCGGCGGTCGAGGAACCCGATTTGCAGGCGCTGATCCGCTCGTTCGGCGACGGCGGTTTTCGTGCTGTCGCCCAGCCGCGCGGGGTCGTCCAGAATGTAGCCGACAAAACAGGGGTAAGCTGGATGTTCGCTTGGTTTCAGCGTTTGCTGCCGCGACAGGGAAATTTCTTCGAATTGTTCGAAAGCCACGCCGCGACGCTGGTCGCCGGGGCGAACGCCTTGTCGCGGATGCTGCAGGGCGGCGAGGGCATGGCCGACCATGTGCAGGAGATCATCGAGCGCGAGCATGACGCCGACGCGATCACCCGCGAAGTGCTCCAGACGGTCCGCCGCACCTTCCTGACCCCGTTCGACCGCAGCGCGATCACCGACCTGATCGCCTCGATGGACGATGCGATCGACGAGATGCAGAAGACCGCGGGCGCCGTCGACCTGTACGATGTCACCGAATTCGAGCCTGAAATGCGCGACATCGGCGGGATCATCGTCGACGCCGCGCGCCTGACTGCCGAGGCGCTGCCGCTGCTGCGCAACATTTCGGCCAACGCCGTGCGGCTTCACGAGCTGACTGAGCGGCTGGTCCGGATGGAAGGTCACGCCGACGAAATCCACGCCGCGGGCCTCAAGCGCCTGTTCAAGGAACATGGGCAGTCGAACAGCGTCCGCTTCCTGATCGGGCGCGAACTCTACCGTCATCTCGAGCGCGTCACCGACAGTTTCGAGGATGTCGCGAACGAGATCGACGGTCTGGTTATCGACCACGCATAA
- a CDS encoding flavin-containing monooxygenase, with the protein MAGTATMERPAGTKAAPVDQDVLIVGAGISGIGMAVHLQQHSPDRSFALVERRADLGGTWDLFRYPGIRSDSDMHTLGFVFEPWKHEKTIADGPAILEYLNRIVDERHIRERIRFNKKVVGADWDSAAARWTVTMEDDKGAVTTTTARWLYLGSGYYDYDEPFDAGFTGREDFQGQILHPQFWPKDLDYAGKKIVVIGSGATAVTIVPAMTDKAAHVTMLQRTPTWYFIRPAKDGFANFLRKVLPEELAYKITRFKNVKLQDISFRRAREKPQKVKDFLTKKLKAALGDRYDATAFTPPYNPWEQRLCLVPDADFFEAMKADKASVVTDHIERFDATGVQLKSGKHLDADIIVTATGLKLAVAGKIPVRVDGDPVDWSEHFYYKACMFSNVPNFSAVFGYLNASWTLRADIVAEYVCRVLNHMQATGTDAATPVLADPSTLNEENIFDFSSGYIQRSLHIMPKNADKLPWRLSQNYVQDRVDMRSGAIADGVLAFSRAGEVAPSAAVPALEAAE; encoded by the coding sequence ATGGCAGGCACGGCGACGATGGAACGTCCCGCGGGGACGAAGGCTGCACCGGTCGATCAGGACGTGCTGATCGTCGGAGCGGGAATTTCGGGCATCGGCATGGCGGTGCATCTGCAGCAGCATAGCCCCGACCGCAGCTTCGCGCTCGTCGAGCGCCGCGCCGACCTTGGCGGCACCTGGGACCTGTTCCGCTATCCGGGCATCCGGTCGGATAGCGACATGCACACGCTGGGTTTCGTCTTCGAACCGTGGAAGCATGAAAAGACGATCGCCGACGGCCCCGCGATCCTCGAATATCTGAACCGCATCGTCGACGAACGCCATATCCGCGAACGCATCCGCTTCAACAAAAAGGTCGTCGGTGCCGACTGGGACAGCGCCGCGGCGCGCTGGACGGTGACGATGGAGGACGACAAAGGCGCGGTGACCACGACAACCGCGCGCTGGCTCTATCTCGGCTCGGGCTATTATGACTATGACGAGCCGTTCGACGCCGGGTTCACTGGGCGCGAGGACTTCCAGGGGCAGATATTGCATCCGCAATTCTGGCCGAAGGATCTCGACTACGCCGGCAAGAAGATCGTCGTGATCGGATCGGGCGCGACGGCGGTGACGATCGTTCCCGCGATGACCGACAAGGCGGCGCATGTGACGATGCTCCAGCGCACGCCGACCTGGTACTTCATCCGTCCCGCAAAGGATGGGTTCGCAAACTTCCTGCGCAAGGTGCTGCCCGAGGAACTCGCCTACAAGATTACGCGCTTCAAGAATGTGAAGCTGCAGGACATCAGCTTCCGCCGCGCCCGTGAAAAGCCCCAGAAGGTCAAGGATTTCCTGACCAAGAAGCTGAAGGCCGCGCTGGGCGACCGTTACGACGCGACTGCCTTCACCCCGCCCTATAACCCGTGGGAACAGCGGCTGTGCCTCGTCCCCGACGCCGATTTCTTCGAGGCGATGAAGGCGGACAAGGCGTCGGTGGTCACCGACCATATCGAACGCTTTGACGCCACCGGCGTCCAGCTCAAATCGGGCAAGCATCTCGATGCCGACATCATCGTCACCGCGACAGGGCTCAAGCTCGCCGTCGCGGGCAAGATCCCCGTCCGCGTCGACGGCGATCCCGTCGATTGGAGCGAGCATTTCTATTACAAGGCGTGCATGTTCTCGAACGTCCCGAATTTTTCGGCGGTGTTCGGCTATCTCAACGCTTCATGGACCCTGCGTGCCGATATCGTCGCCGAATATGTCTGCCGCGTGCTCAATCATATGCAGGCGACCGGCACCGACGCCGCGACACCGGTACTCGCCGACCCATCGACGCTGAACGAGGAGAATATCTTCGACTTCTCGTCGGGTTATATCCAGCGCTCGCTGCACATCATGCCGAAGAATGCAGACAAACTGCCGTGGCGGCTCAGCCAGAATTATGTGCAGGATCGCGTCGACATGCGCAGCGGCGCGATCGCCGACGGCGTGCTCGCGTTCAGCCGGGCGGGCGAGGTGGCGCCCAGCGCCGCAGTGCCGGCCCTCGAAGCGGCGGAATGA
- a CDS encoding DUF3008 family protein, translating to MPAKSKAQQKAAGAALSAKRGDTPKSKLKGASKQMVDSMTEKQLEDFAKGSTKGKPEHLD from the coding sequence ATGCCAGCCAAATCGAAAGCGCAGCAGAAGGCGGCCGGCGCTGCGCTAAGTGCGAAACGCGGGGATACGCCCAAATCGAAACTCAAGGGCGCGTCGAAGCAGATGGTCGACAGTATGACCGAAAAGCAGCTCGAGGATTTTGCCAAGGGATCGACCAAAGGCAAGCCCGAACACCTCGATTAG
- a CDS encoding SDR family oxidoreductase has product MAKQPKAGKVGETPKEKKGKVRAAAKLRKAVGPAKSIAKPPSDREADLDRAPKWQPRFPGSGRLDGKVAIVTGGDSGIGRAVCALFAREGADIALVYHSNKDDAADTVAIVKAEGRRAIAIKADIGKPDAGERIVARTIEKLGQLDIVVNNAGEQHPAADIRDISAEQLHRTFATNIFGMFYLVQAALPHLGKGAAIVNCTSVTMYQGSEGLLDYSATKGAITAFTRSLSENLVGKGIRVNAVAPGPIWTPLNPRGGAPAKKVEHFGESTPMKRPGEPNEVAPAFLFLACDDSSYMSGQVLHPNGGTIVNG; this is encoded by the coding sequence ATGGCGAAGCAGCCCAAGGCCGGCAAGGTCGGCGAGACGCCCAAGGAGAAGAAGGGCAAGGTTCGGGCCGCCGCGAAGCTGCGCAAGGCGGTGGGACCCGCCAAATCGATCGCGAAGCCGCCGTCGGACCGTGAGGCCGACCTCGACCGCGCGCCGAAATGGCAGCCGCGCTTTCCGGGATCGGGCCGGCTCGACGGCAAGGTTGCGATCGTCACGGGCGGCGACAGCGGCATCGGCCGTGCGGTGTGCGCCCTGTTCGCGCGCGAGGGTGCCGACATCGCGCTCGTCTATCACAGCAACAAGGACGACGCTGCCGATACGGTGGCGATCGTCAAGGCCGAAGGGCGCCGTGCGATCGCGATCAAGGCCGACATCGGGAAGCCCGATGCCGGCGAACGGATCGTCGCACGCACCATCGAAAAGCTCGGCCAGCTCGATATCGTCGTCAACAACGCCGGCGAGCAGCATCCCGCCGCCGATATCCGCGACATCAGCGCCGAGCAGTTGCACCGCACCTTCGCCACCAACATCTTCGGCATGTTCTATCTGGTGCAGGCGGCGCTGCCGCACCTCGGCAAGGGCGCGGCGATCGTCAATTGCACCAGCGTCACCATGTATCAGGGGTCGGAAGGACTGCTCGATTACAGCGCCACCAAGGGCGCGATCACTGCCTTCACCCGCTCGCTGAGCGAAAATCTGGTGGGCAAGGGCATTCGCGTCAACGCGGTCGCACCGGGACCGATCTGGACCCCGCTCAATCCGCGCGGCGGCGCGCCGGCGAAAAAGGTCGAGCATTTCGGCGAAAGTACGCCGATGAAGCGTCCCGGCGAACCCAATGAGGTTGCGCCCGCCTTCCTGTTCCTCGCCTGCGACGACAGCAGCTATATGTCGGGTCAGGTGCTGCATCCCAACGGCGGCACGATCGTTAATGGGTAG
- a CDS encoding DUF4163 domain-containing protein — translation MTNLRYRSAVALLLSGALILTACSEKPDTPAEKAAAAAVPGAPPGGPADVAAKNAPASDVKEKNDLVEFAYSYPAEAAQIPGLAAWLDNDRATQRDALVSAARRDQEAAKKEGFPYYAHSHLQKWQRITNTPRFLSLSAEIETYMGGAHGMQTFDTLVWDRNRAKRLKPLDMFASGEAFDKAVNDDLCAAIERAKAARGVEWVRDGSPFGKCPSAAAQTIWLGSSDGRYLDRLTIAIAPYEIGAYAEGSYKINLPMSQAIVHAVKPEYARDFLPMK, via the coding sequence ATGACGAACCTTCGATACCGTTCCGCCGTCGCGCTGCTCCTGTCGGGCGCGCTCATCCTGACCGCCTGTTCGGAGAAGCCCGATACGCCCGCCGAAAAGGCGGCGGCCGCCGCCGTCCCCGGCGCGCCGCCGGGCGGGCCGGCCGATGTCGCGGCGAAAAATGCGCCGGCATCCGACGTCAAGGAGAAGAACGATCTCGTCGAGTTTGCTTATAGCTATCCCGCCGAAGCGGCCCAGATTCCCGGGCTTGCGGCATGGCTCGACAACGACCGGGCAACGCAGCGTGATGCGCTGGTAAGCGCCGCGCGCCGCGATCAGGAGGCCGCGAAAAAGGAAGGCTTTCCCTATTATGCGCACAGCCACCTCCAGAAATGGCAGCGGATAACCAATACGCCGCGATTCCTCAGCCTGTCGGCGGAGATCGAAACCTATATGGGCGGCGCGCATGGCATGCAGACCTTCGACACGCTGGTCTGGGACCGCAATCGCGCGAAGCGGCTGAAACCCCTCGACATGTTCGCCAGTGGCGAAGCATTCGACAAGGCGGTGAACGACGACCTGTGCGCGGCAATCGAACGCGCGAAGGCGGCGCGCGGCGTCGAATGGGTCCGCGATGGCAGCCCCTTCGGCAAATGCCCGTCCGCCGCGGCGCAGACGATATGGCTCGGCTCGTCCGACGGCCGCTATCTCGACCGGCTGACGATCGCGATCGCCCCTTATGAAATCGGCGCCTATGCGGAGGGCAGCTACAAGATCAACCTGCCGATGTCGCAGGCGATCGTGCACGCGGTGAAGCCCGAATATGCCCGCGATTTCCTGCCGATGAAGTGA
- a CDS encoding leucyl aminopeptidase family protein, with product MIDYSDMIQPDQGQDARAIHLVDKKSYDGWLKERSARERAHLAAVGFKPDAFVHAILPGDDPERWGVVTTVADVENLSAWCLAKLGQILPEGRYRVEGRQPGKALFGWMSAQYRFDAYRKKVETKGARVLLTSDVGAIAPMVAEARATALVRDLVNTPAADMGPASIEKAAERIAKAHGGKLSVTKGEALEQGYPMIHAVGRAAAKHHAPRLIEIVWGKEDHPRVALVGKGISFDSGGLDIKPSAGMRLMKKDMGGAAHVLALAELVMAAGLPVRLHCLVAAAENAISADAFRPGDVLKSRLGLTVEIGNTDAEGRLVLGDALARAGEDKPELILDFATLTGAARVALGPDLPALFANDDSLADDLLKGGSEREDPLWRMPLWDGYADLLETDIADIGNAGSSAFAGTITAALFLKRFIPDNTAWAHFDTFAWRPAAKPGRPKGGAALGLRAAWAMLQARYDRRSQRSPAGEAS from the coding sequence ATGATCGACTATTCCGACATGATCCAGCCCGACCAGGGGCAGGACGCCCGCGCCATCCACCTCGTCGACAAGAAAAGCTATGACGGCTGGCTGAAGGAGCGCAGCGCGCGCGAGCGTGCGCACCTCGCCGCCGTCGGGTTCAAGCCCGATGCCTTCGTCCACGCGATCCTGCCCGGCGACGACCCCGAACGCTGGGGCGTGGTGACGACCGTCGCCGACGTCGAAAACCTCTCGGCCTGGTGCCTCGCCAAGCTGGGGCAGATATTGCCCGAGGGCCGCTATCGCGTCGAAGGGCGGCAGCCGGGCAAGGCGCTGTTCGGCTGGATGAGCGCGCAATATCGCTTCGATGCCTATCGCAAGAAGGTCGAGACCAAGGGCGCGCGCGTGCTGCTGACCAGCGATGTCGGCGCGATCGCGCCGATGGTGGCCGAGGCGCGCGCAACCGCGCTCGTCCGCGACCTCGTCAACACGCCCGCCGCCGACATGGGGCCCGCGAGCATCGAGAAGGCGGCCGAGCGTATCGCCAAGGCGCACGGCGGCAAGCTCAGCGTCACCAAGGGCGAAGCGCTCGAACAGGGCTATCCGATGATCCACGCGGTCGGGCGCGCGGCGGCGAAACATCACGCGCCGCGGCTGATCGAGATCGTCTGGGGCAAGGAAGATCATCCGCGCGTCGCGCTGGTCGGCAAGGGCATCAGCTTCGACAGCGGCGGGCTCGACATCAAGCCGTCGGCGGGCATGCGGCTGATGAAGAAGGATATGGGCGGCGCCGCGCATGTGCTGGCGCTCGCCGAACTGGTGATGGCAGCGGGGCTGCCGGTACGCCTGCACTGCCTCGTCGCCGCAGCGGAGAACGCGATTTCCGCCGACGCTTTTCGCCCCGGCGACGTGCTCAAGAGCCGGCTCGGGCTGACGGTCGAGATCGGTAACACCGATGCCGAGGGGCGGCTCGTGCTCGGCGACGCGCTCGCCAGGGCGGGCGAAGACAAGCCCGAACTGATCCTCGATTTCGCAACGCTGACCGGCGCCGCGCGCGTCGCGCTGGGTCCCGACCTGCCGGCCCTGTTCGCGAACGACGACAGCCTCGCCGACGATTTGCTGAAAGGCGGCAGCGAACGCGAAGATCCGCTGTGGCGGATGCCGCTGTGGGACGGTTATGCCGACCTCCTCGAAACCGACATCGCGGATATCGGCAATGCCGGGAGTTCGGCTTTCGCCGGGACCATCACCGCCGCGCTGTTTCTCAAACGCTTCATCCCCGACAACACCGCCTGGGCGCATTTCGACACCTTCGCCTGGCGCCCCGCGGCGAAACCCGGCCGGCCGAAGGGCGGTGCCGCGCTCGGACTGCGCGCCGCATGGGCGATGTTGCAGGCGCGCTACGACCGCCGGAGCCAGCGTAGCCCGGCGGGCGAAGCGTCTTGA
- a CDS encoding C40 family peptidase codes for MTAKNGDSIAANRVRMGRPGVVGAGRDRFGLTGTSQTFDPRVVAIRPDLADIAVAGQHFAPHYAAPMMRSGALPAATMRAAPSLDAEQTSELLFGEGFALLDLTGGWAWGYSLADHYVGYLAADALGVPIAPTHRVHAAEAILHSAPDAAAGGSAILPRGALVMGEAEGEWLATSHGFLPLAALVDVDARDDDPAAIAEALTGTPYVWGGRTAKGIDCSGLVQLAWSMAGVQLPRDSDLQLASLGADKDVDPAALARGDLVFFPGHVGIMADDANIIHASRRWMAVNSEPLADVIARSAAKGNDVPVSGYKRLR; via the coding sequence GTGACAGCGAAGAATGGCGACAGTATAGCGGCGAACCGCGTGCGCATGGGACGCCCCGGCGTCGTCGGCGCCGGGCGTGACCGCTTCGGCCTGACCGGCACGTCGCAGACGTTCGACCCGCGCGTCGTCGCAATCCGTCCCGATCTGGCCGATATCGCCGTCGCCGGCCAGCATTTCGCGCCGCATTATGCCGCGCCGATGATGCGCAGCGGGGCGCTACCCGCCGCGACGATGCGCGCCGCACCCTCGCTCGATGCCGAACAGACGAGCGAGCTGCTGTTCGGCGAGGGTTTCGCGCTGCTCGACCTGACCGGCGGCTGGGCATGGGGCTACAGCCTCGCCGACCATTATGTCGGTTATCTTGCCGCCGATGCGCTCGGCGTGCCGATCGCGCCGACGCACCGCGTCCATGCCGCCGAGGCGATCCTGCATAGCGCCCCCGACGCCGCGGCCGGCGGCTCGGCGATCCTGCCGCGCGGCGCGCTCGTCATGGGCGAAGCCGAGGGCGAATGGCTCGCGACCTCGCACGGCTTCCTGCCGCTGGCGGCGCTGGTCGACGTCGATGCCCGCGACGATGACCCGGCGGCGATCGCCGAAGCGCTCACCGGCACCCCTTATGTCTGGGGCGGCCGCACCGCAAAGGGCATCGACTGCTCGGGGCTCGTCCAGCTCGCATGGAGCATGGCGGGTGTCCAGTTGCCGCGCGACAGCGACCTGCAACTCGCATCGCTGGGTGCGGACAAGGATGTCGACCCCGCGGCGCTGGCGCGCGGCGACCTCGTCTTCTTTCCCGGCCATGTCGGGATCATGGCCGACGACGCCAACATCATCCACGCCAGCCGACGATGGATGGCGGTGAACAGCGAACCGCTGGCCGACGTCATCGCGCGTTCGGCGGCGAAAGGGAATGATGTGCCGGTCTCCGGCTATAAACGATTGCGGTAA
- the argC gene encoding N-acetyl-gamma-glutamyl-phosphate reductase, which produces MTQTVFIDGAAGTTGLEIAERLAGRNEFTLVTLDDARRKDASARREALNDADFVILCLPDDAARESVAMIENDTTRVIDASTAHRVAPGWVYGFPEVSGHKAVAAAARVSNPGCYSTGFVALVAPLVRAGLLPADWPYSCNAVSGYSGGGKALIERFEQDTDIAWRGYALALGHKHLPEMQSNCGLSIAPLFSPAVIAAHRGMVVEVPLPLAAMPGAATPDALRRALAEFYAGSPVAVMGETPADGEMLLRGSQAGDDRIELFVFGNSGGSQARLVARLDNLGKGASGACVQNLNIMAGLPETAGLRL; this is translated from the coding sequence ATGACACAGACGGTCTTCATCGACGGCGCGGCGGGAACGACGGGCCTGGAAATCGCCGAGCGGCTGGCCGGGCGGAACGAATTCACGCTCGTCACGCTCGACGACGCGCGCCGCAAGGATGCATCGGCGCGGCGCGAAGCCTTGAACGATGCCGATTTCGTCATCCTCTGCCTGCCCGACGATGCCGCGCGCGAATCCGTCGCGATGATCGAAAACGATACGACGCGGGTGATCGACGCGTCGACCGCGCACCGCGTCGCGCCCGGCTGGGTCTATGGCTTTCCCGAAGTCAGCGGTCACAAGGCCGTCGCCGCAGCGGCGCGTGTCAGCAATCCCGGCTGCTATTCGACCGGCTTCGTCGCGCTGGTCGCACCGCTGGTCCGCGCCGGCCTGCTTCCCGCCGACTGGCCCTATAGCTGCAACGCGGTCAGCGGCTATTCGGGCGGCGGCAAGGCGCTGATCGAACGCTTCGAGCAGGACACCGATATCGCCTGGCGCGGCTATGCCCTCGCTCTCGGCCACAAACATCTGCCCGAAATGCAGTCGAACTGCGGCCTGTCGATCGCGCCGCTCTTTTCGCCCGCCGTGATCGCGGCGCATCGCGGCATGGTCGTCGAAGTGCCGTTGCCGCTTGCCGCAATGCCCGGCGCCGCAACGCCCGACGCGTTACGCAGGGCGCTGGCGGAATTTTACGCGGGCAGCCCGGTCGCGGTGATGGGCGAAACCCCGGCCGACGGCGAAATGCTGCTTCGCGGGTCGCAGGCGGGCGACGACCGCATCGAATTGTTCGTGTTCGGCAATTCGGGCGGCAGCCAGGCGCGCCTCGTCGCGCGGCTCGACAATCTCGGCAAGGGCGCCAGCGGCGCCTGCGTCCAGAACCTCAACATCATGGCGGGGTTGCCCGAAACGGCGGGCCTGCGGCTCTAG